Part of the Anopheles coluzzii chromosome 3, AcolN3, whole genome shotgun sequence genome is shown below.
tttctttttacttAACGGTTAAATAATTCTGCATAAGGGTCTAATAATGATGATTTGTGATAATAAATTCGTAATTCTAGCTTTCACTACCACTAGTTGTAGCCGGACCGGATGAGAATCAATTATATCCGGTCTTGCATGAGCTGACGCATCTATCGAATAGACCGTTGGGTTCTGGTCCTAGTATCCACCTAAAATAACTGTTATGCtatttatttgcttgttttaatcccaattttattaaaaagcaatttaatgaattaaaaaacataattaagcTACTTTTTGGCTATTCGATAAGTGTAGGTAAGaagaaaagtataaaaaactACCACAAACCATCATTTGCAGaatgataaattttatttaaagtttATTACATATTCACACGGTGCTTTCCGTCATAAAACTTCCATGCGCTAGCATACTATCATAATGGTAACTAATTATTCCATTCGCTTCGAATTCGATTCGATTATAAAACTCAGAATCTATAACGCTACTGTTTGCTCACAAGTCTCTTGGCTGCTCATTTATCCctttaagttttgtttttatcgtttcAACAAATAAGATATCGTACTATAATGTACTAAGTGGGCACCACTCCTGGTGCCACCACCTTACAATAGGACAGCAGCTGAGCCATACTGCAATCCTCCCGGCAGCATTCGTCCGCGACATCTCTTCGGAACCGTGTCTTCAGGTGAGGTACCATGAACCGATGGTAGGGTTTCTGCCTGAACCACATCGATGGTTCAAACTCATCCTCCACCGGTTCCAAGTGATTGTAGCGTGATGGCACATTAAAGTTCCTTTTAAACCCATTCTCACTAAAGTCCCAGTCTAACTGCGAACCTGGGAACTGGTTTGAAGTCACAGGGC
Proteins encoded:
- the LOC120958288 gene encoding uncharacterized protein LOC120958288 codes for the protein MMKFPHNTFVNVGVLLVLLIAVGSLQPVSAKRYCGDQLPKILAMLCVEYFSLEDLRKNTVEFYSPVTSNQFPGSQLDWDFSENGFKRNFNVPSRYNHLEPVEDEFEPSMWFRQKPYHRFMVPHLKTRFRRDVADECCREDCSMAQLLSYCKVVAPGVVPT